Proteins encoded within one genomic window of Candidatus Giovannonibacteria bacterium:
- the rpmG gene encoding 50S ribosomal protein L33: MSQDNLIKLQCQSCKRIGYWSSKNKKTVERKIELSKFCKWCRKHTTHKEGKK; encoded by the coding sequence ATGTCTCAAGACAATCTGATAAAATTGCAGTGCCAAAGCTGCAAAAGAATCGGCTATTGGTCAAGCAAAAATAAGAAAACAGTGGAACGCAAAATTGAGCTAAGTAAGTTCTGCAAATGGTGTCGGAAACATACCACACACAAAGAAGGTAAAAAGTAA